The Plasmodium yoelii strain 17X genome assembly, chromosome: 14 DNA segment GAGTAATAACATTAATTGgtattatactttttaatTTAGTTTTTCCAGGATGTGAATAAGAttctaaaaatttaataatttgatCAGCGGTAATATCTGAATTATATGCATTTAATACACTTCTTCTTGTTAATATACCAACAACCATATTTGGTGTTCTTGCTTGTAATTCACATAAGTGgcttaaaatatttatttttaaaatagacGAAGTATACAAATAAACTTTAAAATTACTTTGAATGATTAACCCTATTTctaaattatcattttcatttaacCTTTTTTCTGAATGTATATTGTGATTAGTTATGTCTTGCGAAATCAAATTTTTtgtttcaatttttttcaaattttttttctcgtCCTCATCCATTAGTGGTTCACTTTTCACACGAACCGtattttgtaataataaatatttatgaaaatatatttcacttaattttgcttttttttttatattttcatcatcattattattataaccAGATTCTTCACAAAATTTTTCTACAGATAAAtgatttaatatagatatataattttcaacatttaaattatttattgttaataataatgcatatggtgttataaatatataactatcatgtgtttttaaaaataaccCTATATGTATACCAAAATCTACAAATTCTTTTTGAGCTTTTGTTAAGTTTTCTAAAAATATTGGTTGACCAATATTACATTGAGTTagtgataaaattaataataatgtttcTTTTACATATATCTCAGATTTTTGagaatttttatttggaTCTGTTATATAATCTTGTgtatcttttatatttacacCATCTGCATTATTCATATCTTCATTGTTAGTACCCCATTCCCCTCcgttcatattattattattattatcattattgttAAAATCATTTATAAGAGTATTTGTGATGGAACTATTTGCTAAAGCTTCATTTCCTTCACTAGAAGTCACATTTTCtgaattgtttttttttttatgtttagcTGAATTTTGCTTAGCTATATTTGTTACATTTCCATCATCAATTATCAGCAAATATTCAATAACTAGAGATATTATTCTACTTCGTATATCTTTTAAAAACCATGAAAATGCTTCTCTACTCATATTTAtcgttttattattactattattattagcaATATTAGaactattatttatatcatcaagtataaattttttttttttcaaaacttCTATCAAACTACCACACGGTGCACATGTTAACAAatcttcttttttaatatttgatgaagaaaaaaaaaaatcattattttcttcttccatattattattttctctaCTTTGAAGacttttataatataaattattttgtttatatgcatatactcctttttttttttttcttcctcGTCTTCCatctctttttttatttggatcatataaatttacattttctttattaccCATTCTTGCGTTTAAATATTTACTACTATTACTATTTTCAATGTCATTATAATTCtgtgaatatttatttcgGGTTTCTTTATCTTGTGGGTATAATGAATTGTCATATTGTTCATTTGTTTCATCTTCATTATCTTCATCTTCATCATATTCTGAATCATTTCCCATGTTTTCATATTCtccataatttttatatttccttCTTTGTGGAAATGATTCGTTTCCATAATTTTCGTCATCATACATTTCATCACCATAAGGTTGATATTCTTCATCACtatcttcattattttttttgcctTTTTTAGTTTGAATACCATAATAGTTTcctttttccatttttacaCTTTTCAAACTGTTATTATAAGAATACTCTCCTCCATAAGAGTGAATATTATTTACATCGAGTGATCCACCCACTTCAGTTTTAATAGGAGATTCTATACCACCATGAATACTGCTACTATGTGGGTATGTACTAGCATAACTACCACTATAACTATGGGTATATTTATAACTATTCAAATTTGGTGAAGCAATAAAATGTAAGAGAGTATTCCATCGTGTATTAGCATAACATAGAATACCTTCTTTTGtaggaaataattttttttcatataattctttttctttatttaattgtagttttatattattattaaatataaaaatattatttttatcattttgatatattttatttaataatgttaATCTGAATcgatcatttattttatattgattatagttatctttttttgtttcacTTTCTACTAATATTTTAACATCaactaaattttttatactttcacttaattttttcaaaaagtTTGGATTTATCCATAATCTCATAGCTCTTTCTGAAACTACTTGTTGAATAAACAATAGTCTAGATATTATAATTTGCTCTAATTCATTTAGTGAGCTAAATATAGTTTCATGTGCTAGTGAATCATCAAACAAATATTCCCATACTTTTTCATCCATCTCCTTCATGTAATCATATATTTCCATATTCTCAATATTTTTTCGTGCCTTCACCATTTTTCTCtatgtttaaaaatataaaaaaaaactaaaaggAATTTAGAAAAGAAAAACGGGAGGGGGGAAAGAATTTCCCCTTAAAGTTACACTGTGCGTCTTCTATATCCTTGTAACTTCactgatatattttattatttaataatatatgttattcTTTTACAACACTAACTTATGCCGTATTTTGGAAgtttaaaatgtattaagagagaaaaaaaaaaaacaatgatattcatataattgattatatatctatatggGCTAAGATAAGTTCATATAGTGTGCGGattatgtttttattatcattatatgcattatatatatatattaattttcgCTGAATGTATGAAAAAcgttttttttgtatatatttccatATGGTTTGTTTTcattacttttttttctttttctcattacatatttttattttaacaaatttcAATTCTTACAATCCATTCATTTTTCATAAGAAATTAAGAGGgaatgaattttattttattgctTAATTCGGAatataagcatataaataataagaaaaataagtgtatttatgttttcccaaaataattaaatacgcaaatgatatataaattttatatacatacaccAAGCAGCAACGAAATCaatattctaaaaaaataaaaataaaaatattattatagcATCGtgcaaaaatattttgtacAACGTACTTTCAAGAGAAAATATGggttatacatatataagcTCGGTtgttataaattaaataaattaatatttaaaatgagacaaaaaattgttttccattttctttttataaataatttgaatttgttaataatttacaaaaaaatctataaatatttatgtttattgaaaatgtgtgtttattcattatatttacttTCCTCGTAAAAATAATTTGGTGATCTTGGTAATATACCTTTTTTTtgccttttttttttgcctTTTTTTTTGGCTTTTTTTTTGccttttttaaatatggCGTAATTTACAATTTTCGAAAAGATGTATTCTCCGCTGAATAGCAAAGATAAGTTTTGTGTAtgattttttctttataataaatatataaaaaaaaagaaagtaTATCCATcctataattttattaaaatataaattggTAATAAATACAAGTTTTATAATTTccacttaaaaaaaataataaaaggaaTATGATATAATATGCTATTCTCTATATTGCATTGTTAAAGTTTATTGAAGAACAAAgccatataataatttacgCATTTTCTCCCTTaacctttttatttttataatgcttataaaatgaaatagaactttttattcattcatttttttaattaaataataaacaacataattattatctataaataaaaaaaataagtagctatattatataaatggtaaaaaaatgtagctattttgcataaaaatatattatatatatatatatgtatgtttttagttatattaatttgtatATCCAAACTCAATGTGGATCACTTTGCGATTTTTAGCAAAATAATCATATCATAAAAAGGATTATTATTTTggttatttgaaaaaaaaaaaaaaaattagctATTTGAAAAAATCCGGGGCAATATGCATAcagttttttaaattaaaacacaAATGAAGTACATGTAAGGGGGGCTTATTATTGTTTACATTTCTTTTTATAGAATGCTCAGTGGTACATTATCGGTATTGAAAATTTTACATAATAAGAGAAAAATTAGAAGAAAATTTGTCGACGAATACTTAGTCAAGATCATTGCTATAGTATTTGTGatgttttattgttataaaaTAACGGATATTACAAAAGTGATGATGAAATGACGCTACTCGCAAATGAATTTTAATTTcgatattttttcattatctttTGGTATTGTTAAAGTATCCGAAAAAAAGATGATAATCtttataacaattttaaGATCTtcttatttttgttattaaaattttagaGTATGTCGTCCGCTGAACTTACGAAttccatttatatatattatataatattatattttttttttttaaggttttaaaatatattatattggaataaaataaataataaataaataaatatttggtcacaatattaaaaatattaaaatatctttttctacggtttatataaatataatttaaaaagcaaaataatattatatttatgattttatttataaaagaaaaaaaaagggactagcttttttttatgcagctttttattttttattgttattattatgcatttttattttaaaaaatgtagtgatggtataaaaataaaaggtgAAAAAATATGAGGGAAAAGTTAATAAgctttataaattattgttatatttattctCTCAAAATATAAGATTAGCtaaaattttgtataaataatatattttttttttaatttattatttcatatataagaataaacaatgagtaaatttatatttctcatatttttataggaAATAATGGGAAAGGatgtattttattgtttgttattcttttaaaaaaacaattttaaatatcaaattttttgcataaataaaaatgttataaatttcgtttattattattagtgtatattttttaaggtttgtacaaaatatatgagaatatagttaaaaaatataatttccatattaataattataaaataagaatgtattttttatatgcgGTTTCACATTGGCTTTTTggtttttaattttgtaataGATTTAAGTTGTTTGTTTTTATAGTGTTATAACTATTATGCTCTCGTATTCCTTTGAAAATATGTGTCACTATGCGAAAAGGAATTttaaaaatcgaaaaaaatacaaataatcatattaacatatctatatgtatatataataataaggtgattatttaatttttttttctatacaATATATTAACATTACCATAAATAAgctgaaaaataaaaaaattttcacTTTTCCTTTCGTTCTCATCAATATTACCATAAATGGGAAATTTGGAGTTTTTAGCATTAGTATATTAGATAActggaaaaaatattaatgtgACATgtgatattatatatgccTGTGCTAGCTATTATTTAGTAAGCCATGTGTATAGttgtgtatttattttttcgaaaaaaaatttaagtaTGCAATTTTTATAGAGAAGAAAATACACAACAAAATAAATccgaatatttataaaatttgataTATGGAAAAGTAATATtgttcatcattttttcaacgtaaatttatttatagaaaataattataatactacatattttttttgtgaaagTTTTCATAAGGATGATGAATTGTgctatataattttttttttttttttccatttattgCACAATTTAGTTTCTTTGGCTTTATAATTTGTTACAATattgtttgttttttctttataatgataggaaatataaaattgatgTTTACAATATGATTGGTCAAAGgaatagtatatataattttaatatataagaaaGTAGTATGTAGTATATTATAGTGATATAGCAAATAGCCATTGAAAGGTGAATGTCATAATATAGTGATTTCTTAGTGTCATAcgtatgtatacatatatatgcagTTACAtgctaaaaataaatactcaaatgaaataaaataatagggaaagctatatatatatatatgagaATAGTTcatctttttgtatttatatctATGCTTTTATTTGAATGCAAGAAACAGAAAATAAATTCATACAAGATTGGGAAAAGTGTAAAAAGTTATAATTGTCTAAGGTTTAGTAAAAATGATGATGTTTTATCAAAGAAAAATGTGGTGGATGATgataaattaacaaaaagagaaaatatttttaataaaaaaggaagaTATTCCTTTAGTCCGATTAAAAGGAATAGTATTAAAGATatcaaaagaaaaataaaatatagtaataaaaatataaaattaaaaaacaacaaattttatagaaaaaaagaaatccACAAATCATTaattgataatataaataaagaagtCTTATCTGAAAATATAGCATCATTAGGtagaaataatttaaatgaaaatgaaaacaatcaaaatatattaccatTACCTTTGACAAATATCGAAGAACAAGGATATAATTGTTTGCTGTTATGTAAGGGTTTACCTTTTCATGTAAGTGATGATGAAATCATAAAATTCTTTAGCCCatacaaaataatgaataaatatattatatatattaaagacAAAAATGGTAATTTTTTTGGAGATGTATTAGTAAGATTTCAAAATAAAGAGGAAAAACAGTTAgctctaaaaaataaaaatttaaaatttttattacataggtatatacaaatatataatataaatgaagaaCATTATgaagaatattataatattggATATAAAAATCCACCgtcttataaaaattatgttccgataaaaaatgtaatagtACCAAActatttagataaatatgataatattgAAGATGAGTTTGCAACAACTTTACCCAACAATAACAACAGTATGTTGGATAGAAATAATTTGAATGATAATAGTTATGAATATAATGATGAAGATACAATATGGATTAAAGAGCATATCAATAAAAAGGGAATATTATtagaaaatttatatacGGGTAAAAAACTTATAGGGAAAATAACATCTGTTCATCCTTATGGTGTTTTTATTGATTGTGATGTTTATGtaaaaatttcaaaaaataaatatataaaaatattagcacttttgcataaaaataaattaactaTAAATATAGGATTACCATCTGATCCGTTAGAGGAACAAGAACAAAAAGAattaattttagaaaaaaatatgaacataattgtatatgttgataaaattataaaaaaaaaatatgatattcaTGATGCAAAAGAAAATaatctaattttttttaacctCACTTTGGATTCTTCTATAACtgaagaaaaaattaaatggtttcaaaaaaataagttGAAAAAAGATATGTTGTTAAagaataatacaaaaaatgaaatcaCATCGTTTGATCAAGTTTCACGAAGCAATTTCAAAGAAACGAGTCTTTtacacaaaaataataagccTATGAACAGATCGAATAggcttttttttataaataaaatacatgataaatattattattttataaatttaaaggaTCGTAATAAAAGAAAGACAGGAAAAGATGCCTTACTTAATAGCGAAAATGAAGAAGTACCACAagatatcaaaaaatgtaaacaAACAAACGATGAACACATGGAAAACGGTGGGAAAAACGGTGGGAAAAACGgtgggaaaaaaataaaaatgaagaaaaataaaCTACCTGGCAATGAAATATTTGATGATGAGAAAGACGAATTTGAtgatattttcaattttcaaaataatgaaatagatATATCAGAAGAacaacaaaatgaaaattcgAAAATAGAATTATCTGAacaagatgaaaataatatggtTGAGTCTGTAAatactaaaataaaaaaaaaaggaataaataattataatgaagAAGTGGATGGAATCTTAAAAAGTATATTTTcggataataaaaatgatggagatattaaaataaaaggaaaaaataaattaaataaaaattatgacaaaaaaaaaaaagaaaattcaCAGAAAATAaaccatataaaaaatgaagatgaaataagggaaaatgtaaaaatgttaaatttagaaaaaataaacgaaCGAGCACAATGGACTAATGATATAAGAAAAGAGGAATCTATATTGTATTCAAAACTATTTGGATTAAAAACAGATATTAACGATTTTTATTCCCCAAATGATTTAAACCATGATCagattgaaaataaaatgaagaATCCTGACGATGTCGAAAGCCACTCTAATATTGTAGAAGATAAGAAAGATGATTATGTAAagtataatgaaaatgaggaaaataaaatagtatcgaataaaaatgataaaaataatgaagattGTATAAAAAACGAAACTAGTGATATATGTATCGATAAAGATATACATATTAACACCaagttaaataaaaaaaatgataattttctaaacatactcgaaaataataatgatgaaataCTAGACTTTTCAAATTTATCGAAATTGTCTAtagaagaattaaaaaataatatatataaaaaaaattatttattaccAATAGATGTATCAAAAGAGAGTTTAAGAAATAGATTGATAGAAATATGCGTGtgtgaaaagaaaaaaataaaatttgataattttccatatattagatattatttatttgatttttatcTATCCACCGAAGagattaaattaataattttatgtaataaaaaatttttaaataaaaaaaatattaataaaatatttttagataccttaaaaattaatgaattaaaatatttattacacCAATCAATGGAAAATTTCCGATTATGGGAGCCAAATGATtctgtaaaaaaaaaagtactaaatttaaataaagacTTATTATTAAAGCAAGATTTGACAAATATCGAAGATATCCAACATGATAATTTAATCATTTTATGGAATGATTTTAAAGATTACATGTTAAATTGTGTTTATGTTCCTGATGATGGAAATTACAACATCCTTGATGAATTAGAAAATGAAGATTTTCAAGATTCAGAAAATTCATTCGATAAATATCATACTAGTAATAATAACacaaatacaaataaatatataaatatatatattagtcGAATGAGGCGAATAGAAAAAGAAGGTTTTCTtctaaataatgatataccCTTTTGTGGAACtttagaaaaagaaaaaaatattgatgaaaataaaaataaatacaataatTTAGACCCATTTAAAAACGCATTCATGTCATTAGAAAAACAATTGCAAAGTGAAGAAGATCATGATTTACCTGATAAAATCGATTTTAAAGAAGcaatgaaaattttaaatgataaatcacatctaaaaaaattaaaacgaTCTTTTAATAATGAAAGTGAAAAAGACGATCAAAATTATATCCAAAAAATTATTCATCATATccttaaaaataaacaatattttgattattatatAGATGAAGATCTTCTGAAAAAAATGCCTTATGATGAATTAATTGTAAGTGTGAAAActgtaaataaaattaatgaaattctcacaaaaaaaaaatacccaACTAATAACGATTGCACTTTAGCAAGATCATACTTCAAAAgtttaaaagtatatttatACCAATCcaagaaatatatacacacacatgatatatattcttttcttttttctttagATAATGCTGGATAAATTGCCTGCTAATATTCTAGAAGATTTATTGTAAAATAAGATTTAATTTCTCTCTAAgagattaaaaataatacaagaGAATGTTCTTCATATACAAAAACAACccgtatatattatttacatatttttctataatttatattttttttaaaattgcaTTATTAAATTcgttttaacaaatatatgtatatttttacaaaaaattgTGTTtcatgttaaa contains these protein-coding regions:
- a CDS encoding RNA-binding protein, putative; this translates as MRIVHLFVFISMLLFECKKQKINSYKIGKSVKSYNCLRFSKNDDVLSKKNVVDDDKLTKRENIFNKKGRYSFSPIKRNSIKDIKRKIKYSNKNIKLKNNKFYRKKEIHKSLIDNINKEVLSENIASLGRNNLNENENNQNILPLPLTNIEEQGYNCLLLCKGLPFHVSDDEIIKFFSPYKIMNKYIIYIKDKNGNFFGDVLVRFQNKEEKQLALKNKNLKFLLHRYIQIYNINEEHYEEYYNIGYKNPPSYKNYVPIKNVIVPNYLDKYDNIEDEFATTLPNNNNSMLDRNNLNDNSYEYNDEDTIWIKEHINKKGILLENLYTGKKLIGKITSVHPYGVFIDCDVYVKISKNKYIKILALLHKNKLTINIGLPSDPLEEQEQKELILEKNMNIIVYVDKIIKKKYDIHDAKENNLIFFNLTLDSSITEEKIKWFQKNKLKKDMLLKNNTKNEITSFDQVSRSNFKETSLLHKNNKPMNRSNRLFFINKIHDKYYYFINLKDRNKRKTGKDALLNSENEEVPQDIKKCKQTNDEHMENGGKNGGKNGGKKIKMKKNKLPGNEIFDDEKDEFDDIFNFQNNEIDISEEQQNENSKIELSEQDENNMVESVNTKIKKKGINNYNEEVDGILKSIFSDNKNDGDIKIKGKNKLNKNYDKKKKENSQKINHIKNEDEIRENVKMLNLEKINERAQWTNDIRKEESILYSKLFGLKTDINDFYSPNDLNHDQIENKMKNPDDVESHSNIVEDKKDDYVKYNENEENKIVSNKNDKNNEDCIKNETSDICIDKDIHINTKLNKKNDNFLNILENNNDEILDFSNLSKLSIEELKNNIYKKNYLLPIDVSKESLRNRLIEICVCEKKKIKFDNFPYIRYYLFDFYLSTEEIKLIILCNKKFLNKKNINKIFLDTLKINELKYLLHQSMENFRLWEPNDSVKKKVLNLNKDLLLKQDLTNIEDIQHDNLIILWNDFKDYMLNCVYVPDDGNYNILDELENEDFQDSENSFDKYHTSNNNTNTNKYINIYISRMRRIEKEGFLLNNDIPFCGTLEKEKNIDENKNKYNNLDPFKNAFMSLEKQLQSEEDHDLPDKIDFKEAMKILNDKSHLKKLKRSFNNESEKDDQNYIQKIIHHILKNKQYFDYYIDEDLLKKMPYDELIIMLDKLPANILEDLL